From the Bdellovibrio reynosensis genome, one window contains:
- a CDS encoding type II secretion system protein GspJ, producing MIRFTSPRARGFTMIELMIVIAILSTLTILTAQSISQAIKAKVKLQDQIDDVSRMRDAVRLVERDINLAFHYRDIEKELEQIIKKKSTTTNPPGTPPVPIDPTQEAVERREVPRRDPVTHFIGNEDNVSFVTMNNARTVRNVQQADFVEVGYSLKECKSVREDGGSSKCLWRRSSPFADLDVTKGGDEVVLLENVTEFKLKYIGKGKQDWVNSWRTDAQGDGATKGKFPQAVEVSITVEKKQKAKAKKYSMQVVAPIHFTNNPEEGGSSNGLQGTQNNFQ from the coding sequence GTGATTCGCTTCACTTCCCCTCGCGCCAGAGGCTTTACGATGATCGAGCTTATGATCGTGATTGCGATCTTAAGTACACTGACGATCCTGACGGCCCAATCTATTTCTCAAGCGATCAAAGCTAAGGTCAAACTTCAAGATCAAATCGATGATGTTTCCAGAATGCGTGATGCGGTCCGCTTGGTTGAGCGAGATATTAATTTGGCATTCCATTATCGCGATATTGAAAAAGAGCTTGAACAAATCATTAAGAAAAAATCTACGACAACAAATCCCCCGGGAACTCCCCCCGTTCCGATAGATCCAACACAAGAGGCGGTGGAACGTCGCGAAGTTCCACGCCGGGATCCCGTGACTCATTTCATTGGCAACGAAGACAACGTCAGTTTCGTTACTATGAACAATGCTCGAACAGTAAGAAACGTGCAACAAGCCGACTTTGTTGAAGTGGGCTATTCCCTTAAAGAATGTAAATCTGTCAGGGAAGATGGTGGTTCGTCGAAATGCCTTTGGCGCAGAAGTTCACCATTTGCTGATCTAGATGTCACCAAAGGTGGCGATGAAGTGGTGCTTTTAGAAAACGTCACTGAATTTAAATTAAAATATATCGGCAAAGGAAAACAAGATTGGGTCAATTCTTGGCGCACCGATGCCCAAGGTGACGGTGCGACCAAAGGAAAATTCCCACAGGCTGTTGAAGTTTCCATCACGGTAGAGAAAAAACAAAAAGCCAAAGCAAAAAAATATTCAATGCAAGTCGTAGCTCCAATTCATTTCACTAACAACCCTGAGGAAGGAGGATCATCAAATGGATTACAAGGCACTCAAAACAATTTCCAATAA
- a CDS encoding type II secretion system minor pseudopilin, whose amino-acid sequence MDYKALKTISNNLQRPVKNERGIALMIAIACLMLIMYFAMEVSYDSSVEYLVNSAGVNRVKAYYAAKSGMQLSLLRIKIYQQAQSKFGAQLGNSPLLDQIWKFPFAWPLPIPAELNAVDKDSFKKIFSESSMDSSYLVTIEDEGSKIDLNDLNSPSKVLQESTKKQLINIFEQKKLEDEEFGRAYGNYRFEELVNSIADWMSPKSQSFNGGDKRSKFNELNNQAQTDYFPPNRNFRTLGELHMIPGMTDDLYNLMLPRVTIYGMKGINPNLATKEVLKSLDPGMTEEIVSDIIKRRETEAEGGPFKCDASGGSQDFWSFVQGRNARLVGSPQDIPMTCDTVMNFKIISTGEFAGSTREITAIVMDLNKAATKIKTFTDKEKKDQEGNPGGAPEKKDENKKADPIAKGPPRIVFWNER is encoded by the coding sequence ATGGATTACAAGGCACTCAAAACAATTTCCAATAATCTGCAACGCCCTGTAAAAAACGAACGCGGCATAGCTTTGATGATCGCCATCGCCTGCTTAATGCTGATCATGTATTTCGCAATGGAAGTGAGCTATGATTCCAGTGTTGAGTACCTAGTAAACTCTGCCGGCGTAAACCGCGTGAAAGCTTATTATGCGGCAAAATCCGGAATGCAACTAAGTCTTCTGAGAATTAAGATTTATCAGCAAGCGCAAAGTAAATTTGGCGCACAACTTGGCAACAGTCCTTTATTAGACCAAATTTGGAAATTCCCCTTCGCCTGGCCTTTGCCAATTCCAGCCGAACTGAATGCTGTCGACAAAGACAGCTTCAAAAAAATCTTCAGCGAATCCAGTATGGATTCAAGCTATCTTGTGACGATTGAAGACGAAGGTTCTAAGATCGATTTAAACGACTTAAACTCCCCTTCCAAAGTTTTACAAGAATCCACAAAAAAACAGCTGATCAACATCTTTGAGCAAAAAAAATTAGAAGATGAAGAGTTCGGCCGCGCCTATGGCAATTATCGCTTTGAAGAATTAGTAAATAGCATCGCCGATTGGATGAGTCCGAAGTCACAATCATTTAATGGCGGCGATAAAAGATCTAAGTTCAACGAGCTGAACAACCAAGCTCAAACTGATTACTTCCCTCCGAATAGAAACTTTAGAACCCTGGGCGAACTGCACATGATCCCAGGCATGACGGATGATCTTTACAACTTAATGCTTCCCAGGGTCACTATCTATGGCATGAAGGGCATCAATCCCAACCTTGCGACTAAAGAAGTTCTAAAATCATTAGATCCCGGCATGACGGAAGAAATCGTTAGCGACATTATCAAACGCAGAGAAACTGAAGCTGAAGGCGGCCCTTTTAAATGCGACGCAAGCGGCGGCAGCCAAGATTTCTGGAGCTTCGTACAAGGCCGCAACGCAAGACTGGTCGGGAGCCCTCAAGACATCCCTATGACGTGCGACACAGTGATGAACTTTAAAATCATCAGCACAGGGGAATTCGCAGGCTCTACCAGAGAAATCACTGCCATTGTGATGGATTTAAACAAAGCCGCCACAAAAATCAAAACCTTCACCGATAAAGAAAAGAAGGATCAAGAAGGCAATCCGGGCGGGGCCCCCGAGAAAAAAGACGAAAACAAAAAAGCCGACCCTATTGCCAAGGGGCCGCCGCGCATTGTTTTCTGGAACGAAAGATAA
- the pilM gene encoding pilus assembly protein PilM yields the protein MKSLGIDIGSSSIKIVEVQSTSKGFIVSQYFEKPLNIVPGADQELEIIEFLRDFLLHYDPNQTRINLALRQDRVAIRNKFFPFNDRNKIAKSLAFELEEDLPFSSDNAIFDAKIIRTVGGGAEVLACAAPKVHVANAIQRAGDAGIDPFIISAEGTALANVFERWNDAPPAITPPAISLDDEENKPVRHINLVLNMGHTRTLVSAFEGNTLIAVRSILWGGKNIIEAISKKYEIPFLDAVRELETKAFILTNKQGATFDQVTFSDTISKSVREMSRDLQLSILELKSEFNAHIDSIGLTGGVSQIQNVGPFLTQALEVPVNRISTLDLVPNVQFERSAANGAKAGVALGLAFEGFKKPRNPPINFLRAEFAKENQQFKLFWEKWNHTIKVATAALVVLFVYTSLRETFSVSLADRTQEVLKSQAKSVAGLKGRNASENGIRKYIRENKKRASDLKTLASVANMNSALDIVKKINDATPAKNAVTLDIHQLNVQDAQVSMQGYVNSAQELSVLQQALANITSDGKVSAGRSSLSALPGKTAFSFSFNVDRGIQKVTR from the coding sequence GTGAAATCTCTCGGTATCGACATTGGTTCAAGCAGCATTAAGATTGTCGAGGTGCAAAGCACTTCAAAGGGATTCATTGTCTCTCAATATTTCGAAAAACCATTGAACATCGTTCCTGGCGCTGATCAAGAACTTGAAATCATTGAATTCCTTCGCGACTTTTTACTTCACTATGATCCAAATCAGACACGCATCAACTTAGCTTTACGCCAAGACCGAGTTGCCATTCGTAATAAGTTCTTCCCGTTTAATGACCGCAATAAAATCGCTAAAAGTTTGGCTTTTGAATTAGAAGAAGACCTTCCGTTTTCATCTGACAATGCGATCTTCGACGCAAAAATCATTCGTACCGTGGGCGGTGGCGCAGAAGTCCTAGCTTGTGCTGCTCCGAAGGTTCATGTGGCTAATGCCATTCAACGTGCGGGCGATGCTGGAATTGATCCATTTATTATCTCTGCAGAGGGAACTGCTTTAGCCAATGTTTTTGAACGTTGGAATGACGCTCCTCCGGCAATCACTCCTCCAGCAATTTCGTTAGATGATGAAGAAAATAAACCAGTTCGCCATATCAACTTAGTTTTGAACATGGGGCACACCCGCACCCTGGTCAGCGCTTTTGAAGGTAACACTTTAATCGCCGTGAGATCCATTTTATGGGGTGGCAAAAACATCATCGAAGCGATTTCAAAAAAATACGAAATCCCTTTCTTAGATGCGGTTAGAGAATTAGAAACCAAAGCCTTCATTCTGACTAACAAACAAGGTGCTACTTTTGATCAAGTGACATTTTCAGACACGATTTCTAAAAGTGTTCGTGAAATGTCCCGCGATTTGCAACTTTCTATTTTAGAACTAAAAAGTGAATTCAATGCCCACATCGATAGCATTGGCTTAACTGGTGGCGTTTCACAAATTCAGAATGTGGGACCTTTCCTAACCCAAGCTCTTGAAGTTCCGGTCAATCGAATTTCTACTCTTGATTTAGTACCGAACGTTCAATTTGAACGAAGTGCTGCAAATGGAGCGAAGGCCGGCGTTGCCTTGGGTCTTGCCTTTGAAGGTTTCAAAAAACCCCGCAACCCGCCTATCAACTTCTTACGCGCTGAGTTCGCAAAAGAAAATCAACAGTTCAAGCTTTTCTGGGAAAAATGGAATCACACCATCAAAGTAGCAACAGCGGCTTTAGTGGTCCTTTTCGTTTACACTTCCTTACGTGAAACCTTTTCTGTAAGTCTTGCTGATCGCACTCAAGAAGTTTTAAAAAGCCAAGCTAAGTCTGTGGCCGGTCTTAAGGGGCGAAACGCTTCTGAAAATGGTATTCGTAAATACATCCGTGAAAATAAAAAAAGAGCGTCGGATTTAAAAACCTTAGCAAGTGTTGCGAATATGAACTCGGCACTTGATATCGTTAAAAAAATCAATGATGCGACCCCAGCTAAAAATGCAGTGACCCTGGATATCCACCAGTTAAACGTGCAAGATGCGCAAGTTTCCATGCAAGGTTATGTTAATTCTGCGCAAGAGCTGAGCGTTCTTCAGCAGGCCTTGGCTAATATTACTTCCGACGGGAAAGTGAGTGCAGGCCGCTCGTCTCTTTCTGCCTTGCCAGGGAAAACAGCATTTTCTTTCAGCTTTAATGTCGATCGCGGTATTCAAAAGGTGACACGATGA
- the gspN gene encoding type II secretion system protein GspN → MEQLRCLLKIIREGKGKIFVMVFSALVFLFFLFPFDDLSDLISSQVAKFSNNTVYVQFERLKMSLFPTPGVKMDQVYIESIRTPALSAEELVITPSVTGLIQQKPYGHVVAKGLLKGDVDVQVGKGTKTENGVERHKIEVTAKKISLHDLREMANLPVLLKGQLDLQTTALADLSFQEQPDVEVDMTINKFELPPSNVNTPMGPLTLPDLKLSSVELKGRLAAGRFVIENGTIGKPGDEVYGTIKGNIGLTIVNRGNGFGQQIGAYNFEVDLKTKRSFQERAALFLTFIDGYKTPTTDGAQYKFKVSATNPMMPPSIGAAR, encoded by the coding sequence ATGGAACAACTGCGCTGTCTTTTAAAAATTATCAGAGAAGGAAAAGGCAAAATCTTTGTGATGGTCTTTTCAGCTTTGGTATTTTTATTCTTTCTTTTTCCGTTTGATGATTTAAGTGATTTGATTTCTTCGCAAGTGGCGAAATTTTCAAACAACACCGTTTACGTGCAATTTGAACGCTTGAAAATGAGCCTGTTCCCGACTCCTGGCGTGAAGATGGACCAAGTTTATATAGAATCCATTCGCACCCCGGCATTGTCAGCAGAAGAGCTTGTTATTACTCCTTCTGTTACGGGTCTTATTCAGCAAAAGCCTTACGGTCATGTTGTTGCTAAAGGTTTATTAAAAGGCGATGTCGACGTTCAAGTTGGCAAAGGCACGAAAACTGAAAACGGCGTTGAACGTCATAAGATTGAAGTCACTGCGAAGAAAATTTCATTACATGACCTTCGCGAGATGGCGAATCTGCCTGTTTTACTTAAAGGACAATTAGATCTTCAAACAACCGCTCTTGCGGATCTTTCATTTCAAGAACAACCTGATGTTGAAGTTGATATGACGATCAATAAGTTTGAGCTACCCCCATCGAACGTGAATACGCCGATGGGTCCTTTGACTTTACCGGATTTAAAGTTAAGCAGCGTTGAACTTAAAGGTCGCTTAGCCGCAGGCCGTTTCGTCATTGAAAACGGAACAATCGGCAAACCCGGTGATGAAGTTTACGGGACCATCAAAGGCAATATCGGTTTAACTATCGTGAACCGTGGTAACGGTTTTGGCCAACAAATCGGCGCTTATAATTTTGAAGTGGATTTAAAAACCAAACGCAGCTTTCAAGAAAGAGCTGCTTTGTTTTTAACTTTCATCGATGGCTATAAAACGCCGACGACTGACGGTGCTCAGTACAAGTTTAAAGTTTCTGCGACAAATCCAATGATGCCACCCAGTATTGGGGCCGCGCGTTAG
- a CDS encoding single-stranded DNA-binding protein, with the protein MSGVNKVILVGRLGADPEVKAIGSGSTVARLNLATSESWVKDGQRQERTEWHRVTVWGKLAEICGKHLSKGRQVYVEGKLQTRSWEDQQGQKRYTTEIVASTVQFLGSAGAESGQGRSNSGGGNDDYGFQDFGPEPSFDSNDEIPF; encoded by the coding sequence ATGTCTGGAGTAAATAAAGTTATCCTAGTGGGCCGCTTAGGCGCTGATCCTGAGGTTAAAGCTATCGGAAGTGGCAGTACTGTAGCGCGATTGAACCTAGCAACTAGTGAATCTTGGGTAAAAGATGGCCAAAGACAAGAGCGCACTGAATGGCACAGAGTTACTGTGTGGGGCAAACTTGCTGAGATCTGCGGTAAACATCTTTCAAAAGGTCGCCAAGTGTACGTTGAAGGTAAACTTCAAACTCGTTCTTGGGAAGATCAACAAGGTCAAAAACGTTATACGACAGAAATCGTAGCAAGCACTGTTCAATTCTTGGGTTCTGCTGGAGCGGAAAGCGGTCAAGGCCGTTCGAACTCTGGTGGCGGTAACGATGATTACGGCTTCCAAGATTTCGGCCCGGAACCAAGCTTCGATTCTAACGACGAAATTCCGTTCTAA